The Archangium lipolyticum genomic interval TCGATGAGCAGGATGGCGTTCTTGGCCACGATGCCCATCAGCAGGATGACGCCGATGAGGCTCATGATGTTGAGCGTGTCCCCGGCCAGCAGCAGCGCCAGCACCACGCCGATGAGGGACAGCGGCAGCGACAGGAGGATGGCCAGCGGGTCCAGGAACGAGCCGAACTGGATGACCAGGATGAGGTACATCAGCAGCACCGCCACCGCGAGCGCGAGGAAGACGCGGCTGAACACCTCGGCCTGGTCGGCCGCCTCGCCGCCCACGCCCAGCTCGTAGCCCGGCGGCAGCCGCACCTTGGCCACCTGCGCCTGGATGTCCGTCATCACCTCCGACAGCGAGCGCCCCTGCACGTTGGCCTGGACGTTGATGACCTTCTCGCGGTTGAGGTGGTTGATCTGCGCGGGCCCCACCGTCTCGCGGATGCGCGCCACCTGGCCCAGGGGCACCAGCGCCGGAGTGCCGCCCGCGGTCATGCCCGCCACCAGCGGGAGCTGCTCCAGGTCGCTCGGGCGCGTCCGGGCCTCGGGGACGAGCCGCACCATCACGTCCCGCGTCTCGCCCGAGGGGTCCACCCAGTCACCCGAGTCCACGCCCGCGAAGGCCGCGCGCAGCGACTGCGCCACCTGGGCCACCGTCACGTTCAGCCGGCCCGCCACGCCCCGGTCCACCTCCACCTCCACCTCGGGCTTCTCCCCGCGCGTGGACAGGCCCACGTCCACCGCGCCCGGGACCTTCTCCACCTCGCGGCGCACCTGCTCGGCCAGCCGCGTCAGCTCCCGCGCGTCCGGCCCGCGCAGCTCCAACTGAATCTGCTTGAAGGCCCCGCCGAAGCCGCTGGTGAAGACGGACACCCGCGCCCCGGCCACGCGCGACAGCTCCTGACGGAGGCTGGCGCCCAGCGCTTCCTGGCTCACCTCGCGCTCGTTCTTGGGCTTGAGGCGCACGTACACCAGCGCCTGGTCCACGCCCGGCGAGCGCAACGGCAGCGCCGTGCCGATGGTGGTGAAGGTGTACGCCACCTCCGGGTGGTTGCGCGCGATGCGGGTCACCTCATCCACCTTGCGCCGCGTGTACTCCAGGTTGGAGCCCGCGGGCGTCTCCACCAACATCTCGATCTCCGCGCGGTCGCTCACCGGGACGAAGCCCGCTCCGCCCACGGTGCCCTGCAACACCAACGCGCCCACCAGCGAGCCCACCGCCAACAACACCATGGCCAGCCGGTGGTCCAGCGCCCAGGCGATGACGCCCTTGTAGCGGTCCGCCTGCCGGTCGAACCAATGGTTGAAGCGCGCCAGCACCCGCGAGATGGGACCCCTGCGCGCCCCCTTCTCCACCGCCGGGTCCGGCCAGTACGCCGACAGCATCGGGTCCAACGAGAAGCTCACGAACAGGGACACCAGCACCGAGCAGGCGATGGTGAGGGCGAACGGCTTGAACCACTGCCCGGCCACCCCGTACATGAAGGCCACCGGGACGAACACCGCCACGATGGAGAACGTCGTCGCCGCCACCGCGAGCCCAATCTCGCTCGTGCCGTCGCGCGAGGCCGTGTAGTGGTCCTTCCCCATCTCGATGTGGCGGACGATATTCTCGCGCACCACGATGGCGTCGTCGATGAGGATACCGATGGCCAGCGTGAGGCCCAGCAGCGACATGGTGTTGAGCGTGAAGCCGAACGCCCACACGCTGATGAACGAGGCCAGCACGCTCACCGGCAGCGCCAGACCGGTAATCACCGTCGAGCGCCACGAGTTGAGGAAGAGGAACACCACCAGCACGGTGAGCAGCGCGCCCTCCAGGAGGGCGGACTGCACGTTGAACACCGCCTCGTCCACCCGGACGCCCGCGTCACGGACGATCTCCAGCTTCACGCCCTGGGGCAGCTTGGGCTGGATGGCGGCGATGCGCTCGCGGATGGCGTCGGCCACCTGCGTGGTGCTGTAACCCTGGGCCTTGATGACCTCGAGGCCCACCGCCTCGCGGCTGTCGTAGAGGGCCAGGGTGCGCGGGTCCTCGGTGCCATCCACCACCTGGGCCACCTGGCCGAGCCGGATGGGCTGGCCGTTGCGCTCGGCGACGACGACGCGCGCGAAGTCCTCGGGCGTCTCCAGCCGGCCCTTGAGGCGGATGGTGGTCTCATCCAGCTTCGCGTCCAGCCGCCCCACCGGCGCGGCGAGGTTCTGCTCCTGCAGCGCCTGCACCACCTGCCCGATGCTCAGCCCCGCGGCCTGTAGCGCCCGCGGACGGACGAACACCGTCATCTCCCGCTCGATGCCACCCACCACCGAGGCCTGCGCCACACCGGGGATGGCACGCAGCTCGCCCACGATGCCCGGATCCGCCAGCCGGGAGAGCGCCGTGGCCGGCACCGTGTCCGAGGTGAGCGCCAGCGAGACGATGGGCATGTCCGCCGGATCGAAACGCGTGAGGATGGGCTCCTCCATCTCCAGCGGCAGATCCGCGCGCTTGCTCGAGATGGCGTCCCGGATGTCCTGCGACGCCTGTTGGATGTCCTTTTCGTAGTCGAAGAAGATGGTGAACTGCGCGAGGCCATCCGTGGCGCTGGAGGTGGAGCGCCGCGCGTCCACGCCGCTGATGCTGAAGATGGCGTCCTCGATGGGCTCCACCACCTCGCGCTCCACGACGTCTGGCGATGCGCCCGGGTAGACGATGGTGACGCCGACGATGGGCTGATCGACGTCCGGGAACTCGTCCGTCTGCAGCGCCACGAGCGCGACCACGCCGAACACCACCAGGGCCAGCATGGCGGTGATGGTGACGATGGGTTTCTTGATGGCGAAGTCGGAGATGAACACGAAGGCTCTCCCTCTAATGAGAGTGGGCGCGAGGCTCAGCGCGGCGGGGACACGGACTCGGCCGGGGGAGGCCCACCACCGCCCACGCCCTGCTCGGGCTCCCGGGGCTGCTCCCTGGGCAGCCGCACCTGCACGGGCGTGCCCTCGGCCAGCTCCCGCGCCGAGCCACGCAGCACCACGTCACCGGACTCCACGCCGGAGCGCAGCTCCACCAGCCGCGCCATCTGGTCCGTCATGCCCAGCGTCACCGGCACGCGCGCCACCCGGCCCTCCTTCACGAGCAGCACCGTGGGCGGCTCGGCGCGAGTGTCCACCACGGAGACGGGCACGGCGGGCGCCTCGCGTTGGAGCGACGCCACCCGCCCCTCGGCGAAGAGCCCGGTGAGCAGCGCCTGCTCCGTGTTGGGCAGGGTGACGTAGAGGCGCACCTGGCCGGTGGCTGGATCCACCGCCGGGTTGATGCGCTCGATGCGGCCCGCGAAGGTGCGGTCGCCATAGCCGCCGACGGTGAAATCCACCCGCGTGCCGGGCTTCAACGTGTTCAGCTGGGCGGCCGGCACCGAGGCCTCCAGCCGCATGCTGGTGGGGTCGATGACGGTGTAGAGCGGCGTGCCCGGCTGGACGACGTCTCCCGCGCTGGCGTGACGCTCGCTCACGATTCCATTGAAGGGGGCGAGGATGCGGGTGCGGCCCACCTGCTGACGCGCGAGCGCCAGCCGGGCATTCGCCTCGGCGAGCTGCGACTCGGCCTGCACGCGCGCCAGCTCCGCCCGCTCGAAGTCGCGCCGGGTGATGACGCCCGCCTCGGCCAGCTTGCGGTTGCGCGCCTCCTCGGCCCGGGCCACCCGCAGGGCGTCACGCCCCACCCGCACCGCCGTGGTCGCCGCGAGGAGCTGGTCCTGCTGCGAGAGGTCCTGGATGCGCGCGAGGAGCTGGCCCTTCTTCACCTCCTGGCCCTGCTCGACGGCCATCTCCAGCACGGCGCCCTGCGCCTCGGAGCGCATGGTGGCGGCGCGCCGGGCCTGGAGCGTGCCGGAGAGGACGGGCCCCTCCTGCAGCTCGCGGGGCTCCACCCGCACCACGTCCTCCGGCCCGAGCGTCACCGGGGCCTGCTCCTGCGGTTGGGCCGCCTCCGGCGCTCCCGGCTTGCAGCCCGAGAGCACCCCCAGGCTCCCCACCAGGCTCGATATAATGATGAAACCGCGGGCCCCCTGTACCCACCGTCCCAGTCCCCGGCGTCTCGTGCTCGCACTCACGCCAAACCACCTCCTGACACACCGCGTGGTGATGTGCATGGTTGAGTGCCGACGCACCCGGAGTGACACCTTGGAGCCGCTCCCGATGGTTGCCTGCTCGCCCGGAAACCTCTCGTGGAGGAGGGGTTGCGCCTCGGAGAGGGGGCGGGGAGCCGAGCGCATGCGCTCTCGCGCTCCGTGTGTGGGGCCACGTCTTCAGAATTTCTTACGACAGTTCCTGTAGGACGCGGATGAGGGAGGACAGCCCCATGGGTGAGCGCATCCTGCTCATCGAGGACGACCATCAGCTCGGAGCACAAATCACGGACTTCCTGGGACGGGCGGGCTTCGAGGCCACGTGGTGGTCCGAGGGACGTCCCCTGCAACCCGGCGAGGCGGCGGCCTACCGGCTCGTCATCCTGGACCTGATGCTGCCCGGCACCTACGGCATGGACATCCTCCGGCAGCTCCGCGAGGGCTCGGACGTGCCGGTGCTCATCCTCAGCGCGCGCAATGACACCGCGGACAAGGTGCGGGCGCTCAAGCTGGGGGCCGACGACTACATGACCAAGCCCTTCTGGCCCGAGGAGCTGGTGGAGCGCGTCCGCGCGCGCCTGCGCCGGCCCGTGATGCAGCGGCAGAACGCCGTGGAGCTCGGTGGGTTGTCCGTGGACCTCGAGAGCCACGAGGTGCGCGTCCAAGGCAAGCCGGTGGAGCTCACGCGCGTGGAGTTCGAGCTGCTGGCCGCGCTCGCCCGCCGGCCGGGAGCCGCGGTGACGCGCCAGTGGCTGGTGGAGAACGTGTTGGACCCCGAGCGCGAGGGCACCGAGCGGACGCTGGACGTGCACGTGTCGCGGCTGCGCCGCAAGCTCGGCCCCGGCAAGCACATCGAGACGGTGTGGGGCATCGGCTACCGGCTCGGGGACGGAGAGGGCTCATGAAGCTGCGCATGCGGCTGGCGCTCACGACCGCGGCGGTGGCGCTCGCCATCGCGCTGGGGCTGGCGTGGCTCCATTGGACCTTCGAGACGAGCGAGCGCGAGTCGATACTCGCCGAGTACGCTCTCACGCAGATGCTCCAGGGCGGGCGTGAGCGCTGCGAGGCTTCTCCCAGTACCTGGAGCCATGAGCAGTCCTTTGGACCTCGCGGTCCCCCACCGGGTGGGCCCAATGGCCCTCCGCCACCGCCACCCTCTCGGAACTGGTTTGGAAGGAAGGAGCCGGGCGGCCCTCCTCCACCCCCCGGAGGAACGGTGCTGTTCGCCTACGACACGGAGCTCGTGGCCCGAAACCCCGCCGCGCCCCCGTTGCACCAGAAGCTCGCGACGGCCATGCGCAAGGGACGGGAGACGGCCGGCCGGTCCCCCGGGCTCGACGACCGGGGCATGAGGGAGCTGGTGGTGCGGATGCCCTGGGCCTCCGGCCCGTGCGCCTTCGTGCTCGCCCGGCAATGGGGACCGGGCCCGCGAGGACGGCGGTCTCCGACTCCCCCTCCCGACATGCTGGTGTTCCCCTCGTTGATCGCCCTGGCGGGCGTGCTGCTCACGGTGGGGCCCGTGGTGCGCCGCCTGCGCCAGCTCACCCGCGAGGTGCGCACCTCCGTGAGCAGCGCATACCAGGGGCACATCACCCTCCAGGGGAACGATGAAGTCACCGAGCTGGCGCGTGCCTTCGACGAGGCCGGGCGCGAGGTGCGCGCACAGATGGATCTCAAGGAGCAGCGGGAGCAGACGCTGCGCTCGTTCCTGGAGAACACCACGCACGACGTGATGATCCCCCTGACGGTGCTCCAGGGACACCTGGCCGAGCTGCAACAACGCGCGGCCCGGGGCGAGCCAGTGGAGGCGTCGGTCGTCGCGGCGGCCAGCCAGGAGGCGCATTACATGGCGGCGCTCATCCACAACCTGGGCGCCGCGGCCCGGCTGGAGGCGGGCGAGCCGGCCGTGCAGCGCGCTCCGGTGGACCTCAACGCCCTGGTGGAGCGGTGCATGAGCCGCCACCGCCCCATCGCGCGCCAGCAGGACGTGGCGCTCGAATACGCCGTGCCGGAGGAGCCGGTGAGGGTGCTCGGGGACGACATCCTCATCGAGCAGGCGGTGAGCAACGTCATCTACAACGCCGTGCGCTACAACGCGCGCGGAGGGCATGTGGCCGTCGTGCTCGAGCGCCAGCCGGGGAGCACGTTCCGCCTGCGAGTGCTCGACGACGGGCCCGGCATTCCCGAGAACGAGCTGTCGCGCATCGTCGAGCGGCGCGTCCGGGGCAACGCCGCGCGCACGCGAGGGCCGGGAGGCAACGGCCTCGGGCTCAACATCGCCTGGAAGGTGACGGTGCTGCACGGGTGGCGCCTGGAGCTGGGGCGCTCGGAGTATGGAGGGCTCCAGGTGGACTTCCTCGGTGAGCTGCTCTCCGAGGCCGAGCCGGGTGGAACGCGCCGGACGCCGGGCATCGGGTAGGCTCCGGGGCCCGTGCGTTCCCCCTTCGTCTTCTGCCCGTTCCTGCTCTGTCTCCTCGTCTGTACTTCCGCCGCCGCCGCCGGACCGCTGGTGTTGGAGGGGGAAGTGCCCACCGAGGGCAGCTTCTTCGACGTCCCCTTCGAGGTCCCTCCCGGCACGGTGGAGCTGGAGGTCCGCCATGACGACCTCGCCAGCGAGAACATCCTCGACTGGGGACTGGAGGACCCGAACGGCTTCCGAGGCTACGGCGGTGGCAACGAGGAGCCCGCCATCGTGGGCGAGCGGGCGGCTTCGCGCTCCTACCTCGCTGGCCCCCTGCCCGCGGGCACCTGGAAGGTGACGGTGGGCAAGGCGAAGATTCGCAAGACGCCCGCGCGCTACCGCATCGAGGTGATTCTGCGCACGCAGGCCACGCTCGCGCCCCAGCCCGAGCGCCAGCCCTACCACCCCGCCGACGCGCTCTCCTCGCAGGCCCGTTGGTACGCGGGCGACTTCCACGTCCACTCGCGCGAGAGCGGTGATGCCCGGCCCGCGCTGGAGGAGATCGCCCGCTACGCGCGTGGACAGGGGCTCGACTTCGTCGTGCTCACCGAGCACAACACCACGTCCACGCTCGACTTCCTCGGAGATGCCCAGTCGCGCTTCCCCGACCTGCTGCTGGTGCCGGGCATCGAGTACACCACCTATGCGGGCCATGCGAACGCCATCGGCGCCACCCGCTACGTGCCTCCGCGCGTGGGCGAGGGGGTCTCCTTGAAGGAGGCCGTGGATGAGTTCCACCGCCAGGGCGCCCTCTTCTCCATCAACCACCCCACCTACGACGTGGGCGACATGTGCATCGGCTGCGCGTGGCAGCACACCGTGCCCCCGGGCGGCGTGGACGGTGTCGAGGTGGCCAATGGCGGCTGGGAGAAGCTGGGGCGCTTCTTCTCCGAGGGCGCGCTCGGTTATTGGGATTGGCTGTGCACACAGGGGCAACACGCCGCGGCGCTCGGAGGCAGCGATGACCACCGCGCCGGCGTGGACCTGGACTTCACCCAGAGCGCCATCGGCAATCCCACCACCCTCGTGTATGCGCGCGAGTTGAGCGTGCGGGCGCTGCTGGACGGCATCCGTGATGGTCGCACGGTGGTGAAGCTCCAGGGACCGGAGGACCCCATGGTGGAGCTGACGAGCAGCGTGGCGCCCACTGGGGACACCGTGCTCGCGGAGGGAACCCGGCTGAGTGCCCGTGTTACGGGTGCGAAGGGGCAACAGGTGCGCTTCGTCCACAACGGCGTGCGATTGCCGCTCGTGGCGGTGACGTCGGATGACTTCGTGGTGGAGCAGGACGTCACCGCGCCCGAGCACGGTGAGGATCGCTTCCGCGTGGAGGTCTGGGTGAATGACAGACCTCGCACCGTCACCAGTCACCTCTGGGTGGCGCGATCCTCGGAGATGCGCGGCATCCCTGGCCCCGTGCCCCAGCTCGGTGAACCCGGCCGTTGTGGCTGTGGCTCGGCTCCGGACTGGAGCTTGGGAGTGCTCACGCTGGTCGCGTTGGCACTGAGGAGCGGGCGGCGATCTCCGAGTTCGAGGCGCTGCAACCGCCCAAGCCGTAGGGGGGAATGACAGACCCGGCGTGTATACCCCCCCTCTACATGGGGTCGGCCGTGCGGTAGACAGTCGGCGGGCTCTCCATGCCCTCGAGGGGGAACATGAATCGACTTGCATCGAAGTGGAGGAACAACGCGCTCGCGTTGCTCCTCGTGGTCTGTGCTGGATGCGGCACGCTGGAAGAGCCACGGACGGAGAGCGACGGGGAGCCAGGCCAACAAGAAGCGCGCCTGAGCGTCTACACCGGCTCCATGTCGACGTCCCGTGACGACTTCACCGCCACCGTGCTCACCAACGGCAAGGTGCTCGTGGTGGGTGGGCAGGGAGGAGGGGCGAGCGCCGAGCTCTACGACCCGGCCACGGGTTCCTTCTCGCCCACCGGGAGCATGCCCACCTACCGCCGGAACCATAAAGCCGTGCGACTCAATGACGGCCGGGTGCTGGTGATGGGGGGCATCGAATCAATCGGCACCCAGTCCCAGTATCTGAATCAGGCCGTGCGCTATGATCCGGCCACCGGAACCTGGAGCCCCGCTGGCAACCTGCTCAAGGCGCGCGCCAGTCATACCGCCACGCTGCTGCAGGATGGACGCGTCCTCGTCACCGGAGGAACTGCCTCCAACTACGCCTTTCTGGAGAGCTGTGAGTTGTTCGATCCCGCCACGGGAGTCTGGACGAGCGCGGCGCCCATGAGCGTCACACGCACGGGGCACTCGGCCACGCGGCTGCAGAACGGCAAGGTGCTCGTGGTGGGCGGTAGCGTTCCCGCGAGCGCCGAGCTCTACGACCCGGCCACCAACACCTGGAGCCCCGCCAGCAGCCCGGCCGCCACGCGCCGGCACCACGAGGCCTTCCTCTTCGCGGACGGACGGGTGTTCGTGGCGGGGGGAGCGAATGCCGCGCCGGTGAGCCCGCTGTACTTCACGAGCGCCGAGCTCTACGACCCGGCCACCAACACCTGGACCACCACCGGCTCGATGAACATGGCGCGCCAGCAGCAGGCGGGCATGCTCCTGTCCTCGGGCATGGTGCTGATCTCGGGCGGTTACGGCAGCAACTACACCTCGAGCGTCGAGCGGTACAACCCCGCCACGGGAACCTGGACCACGATCAGCCCACTGCGCGTGGCCCGGGGCAGCCACGGGGTGGCGCTGCTGAGCGGTGATCGCATGTTGGTGATGGGCGGACTGGGCGGAGGTGGCTCATCGGCGGAGCTCTACACGGACGACCCCATCTGCACGCCCACCACGTGCGCGGCGCAGGGGAAGAACTGCGGCACCCTCTCCGATGGCTGTGGGGGGACGCTCAACTGCGGCACCTGTTCGAGCGGTCAGGCCTGCTCGCCGCTCAATGTGTGCGTCTCGACCGGCGGCGTGCTCTACGACGCCCTGCGCAAGGCCCCTCGCTGCACCGTGAGCGGGC includes:
- a CDS encoding efflux RND transporter periplasmic adaptor subunit, whose amino-acid sequence is MLSGCKPGAPEAAQPQEQAPVTLGPEDVVRVEPRELQEGPVLSGTLQARRAATMRSEAQGAVLEMAVEQGQEVKKGQLLARIQDLSQQDQLLAATTAVRVGRDALRVARAEEARNRKLAEAGVITRRDFERAELARVQAESQLAEANARLALARQQVGRTRILAPFNGIVSERHASAGDVVQPGTPLYTVIDPTSMRLEASVPAAQLNTLKPGTRVDFTVGGYGDRTFAGRIERINPAVDPATGQVRLYVTLPNTEQALLTGLFAEGRVASLQREAPAVPVSVVDTRAEPPTVLLVKEGRVARVPVTLGMTDQMARLVELRSGVESGDVVLRGSARELAEGTPVQVRLPREQPREPEQGVGGGGPPPAESVSPPR
- a CDS encoding sensor histidine kinase; the encoded protein is MKLRMRLALTTAAVALAIALGLAWLHWTFETSERESILAEYALTQMLQGGRERCEASPSTWSHEQSFGPRGPPPGGPNGPPPPPPSRNWFGRKEPGGPPPPPGGTVLFAYDTELVARNPAAPPLHQKLATAMRKGRETAGRSPGLDDRGMRELVVRMPWASGPCAFVLARQWGPGPRGRRSPTPPPDMLVFPSLIALAGVLLTVGPVVRRLRQLTREVRTSVSSAYQGHITLQGNDEVTELARAFDEAGREVRAQMDLKEQREQTLRSFLENTTHDVMIPLTVLQGHLAELQQRAARGEPVEASVVAAASQEAHYMAALIHNLGAAARLEAGEPAVQRAPVDLNALVERCMSRHRPIARQQDVALEYAVPEEPVRVLGDDILIEQAVSNVIYNAVRYNARGGHVAVVLERQPGSTFRLRVLDDGPGIPENELSRIVERRVRGNAARTRGPGGNGLGLNIAWKVTVLHGWRLELGRSEYGGLQVDFLGELLSEAEPGGTRRTPGIG
- a CDS encoding efflux RND transporter permease subunit, with the translated sequence MFISDFAIKKPIVTITAMLALVVFGVVALVALQTDEFPDVDQPIVGVTIVYPGASPDVVEREVVEPIEDAIFSISGVDARRSTSSATDGLAQFTIFFDYEKDIQQASQDIRDAISSKRADLPLEMEEPILTRFDPADMPIVSLALTSDTVPATALSRLADPGIVGELRAIPGVAQASVVGGIEREMTVFVRPRALQAAGLSIGQVVQALQEQNLAAPVGRLDAKLDETTIRLKGRLETPEDFARVVVAERNGQPIRLGQVAQVVDGTEDPRTLALYDSREAVGLEVIKAQGYSTTQVADAIRERIAAIQPKLPQGVKLEIVRDAGVRVDEAVFNVQSALLEGALLTVLVVFLFLNSWRSTVITGLALPVSVLASFISVWAFGFTLNTMSLLGLTLAIGILIDDAIVVRENIVRHIEMGKDHYTASRDGTSEIGLAVAATTFSIVAVFVPVAFMYGVAGQWFKPFALTIACSVLVSLFVSFSLDPMLSAYWPDPAVEKGARRGPISRVLARFNHWFDRQADRYKGVIAWALDHRLAMVLLAVGSLVGALVLQGTVGGAGFVPVSDRAEIEMLVETPAGSNLEYTRRKVDEVTRIARNHPEVAYTFTTIGTALPLRSPGVDQALVYVRLKPKNEREVSQEALGASLRQELSRVAGARVSVFTSGFGGAFKQIQLELRGPDARELTRLAEQVRREVEKVPGAVDVGLSTRGEKPEVEVEVDRGVAGRLNVTVAQVAQSLRAAFAGVDSGDWVDPSGETRDVMVRLVPEARTRPSDLEQLPLVAGMTAGGTPALVPLGQVARIRETVGPAQINHLNREKVINVQANVQGRSLSEVMTDIQAQVAKVRLPPGYELGVGGEAADQAEVFSRVFLALAVAVLLMYLILVIQFGSFLDPLAILLSLPLSLIGVVLALLLAGDTLNIMSLIGVILLMGIVAKNAILLIDFAKWAHMRGKPMREALIEAGRIRLRPIMMTTLALIAGMVPVALGHGEGGDFRAPLGRAVIGGVITSTLLTLLVIPTVYEILHDWRTWALGKLKRKTGHREREPIHGPPQARPGT
- a CDS encoding CehA/McbA family metallohydrolase, whose protein sequence is MRSPFVFCPFLLCLLVCTSAAAAGPLVLEGEVPTEGSFFDVPFEVPPGTVELEVRHDDLASENILDWGLEDPNGFRGYGGGNEEPAIVGERAASRSYLAGPLPAGTWKVTVGKAKIRKTPARYRIEVILRTQATLAPQPERQPYHPADALSSQARWYAGDFHVHSRESGDARPALEEIARYARGQGLDFVVLTEHNTTSTLDFLGDAQSRFPDLLLVPGIEYTTYAGHANAIGATRYVPPRVGEGVSLKEAVDEFHRQGALFSINHPTYDVGDMCIGCAWQHTVPPGGVDGVEVANGGWEKLGRFFSEGALGYWDWLCTQGQHAAALGGSDDHRAGVDLDFTQSAIGNPTTLVYARELSVRALLDGIRDGRTVVKLQGPEDPMVELTSSVAPTGDTVLAEGTRLSARVTGAKGQQVRFVHNGVRLPLVAVTSDDFVVEQDVTAPEHGEDRFRVEVWVNDRPRTVTSHLWVARSSEMRGIPGPVPQLGEPGRCGCGSAPDWSLGVLTLVALALRSGRRSPSSRRCNRPSRRGE
- a CDS encoding response regulator transcription factor — encoded protein: MGERILLIEDDHQLGAQITDFLGRAGFEATWWSEGRPLQPGEAAAYRLVILDLMLPGTYGMDILRQLREGSDVPVLILSARNDTADKVRALKLGADDYMTKPFWPEELVERVRARLRRPVMQRQNAVELGGLSVDLESHEVRVQGKPVELTRVEFELLAALARRPGAAVTRQWLVENVLDPEREGTERTLDVHVSRLRRKLGPGKHIETVWGIGYRLGDGEGS